The genome window GGCTGGAGGAGGAGACGCGGAAGTCTGGGAAGAGGGAGGCAAAGGCATGAAAGGAAAAAGACTAGAGTGGGCTGTAGACATTAGAGGAGTTGTTTGGGCTAAAGGGAAATGGGCCGAAGATGAAGTTTGGGCCGAGGGCAGACGGGATGAAGAGAAAGGGGGTGTTTGAGGGGTGTGTGATGAGTGGGTTGGAGGGGAAATATGTGCCGGTGATTGGGCTGTGGGTGATTGGGCTGTGGGTGGTGAGTGGGCCGGCTGAGAGTGGGGCGATGAAGGAGTTGGCGAAGTGTGGGTTGGCTGTGAGTGGGATTGGGTTGGTTGAGTTTGAGTGGAGGATGAGTGGGTGGGGTTAGGCATATGGTCTTGACTAGCAGGTGTAGGAGCATTGTGGGACCATAAATGAGGGTGAAGTGGGGTTGTAAGAAAGTCATAAGTAGAGGAGGGGTTGGCTGGTATGGTGTTAGCAAATGGGAATGTTGTTTCGTCGAACACAACGTGACGACAAATTATAATTTGCCTGGTGTTCAAGTTAAAGCATTTATATCCCCGATGGGTGGGCGGATATCCTAGAAAGACACAAGGATAGGACCGGTGGTCTAGTTTGTGTATTGAAGTTGAAGGGATTAATGGATAGCATAGGCAACCAAACACACGTAAATGATCATAAGTCGGTGTGCGGCGGTATAATAATTCGGTCGGTGTATGGGGTTTAGATTGTTTATTGGGTAATATGTTAAGCAGGTAAGTAGTAGTTTCAAGGGCATGGTGCCAAAAAATGTTGGGAAGGGACGCATGTGCAAGGATGGTTCGAACCATATTATTAATAGTACGGATTTGTCTTTCGGCTTTACCATTTTGAGAAGAAGTGTGAGGGCATGACAAGCGAAAAACGATTCAATGTTGGCTAAAAATTGATTGAAGGAAGTGTTAGCATACTCCTTTCCATTGTCACATTGAAACgattttatttttcaagaaaattgGGTTTCAATTAGTTTATGTAACTGACAGAAAATGGAAAAGACCTGTGACTTTTTAGAGATGGGAAAAGTCCACAAGAAATTGGTTAAGTCATctaaaaacaaaacataatatCGATGCCCTTCGGAGCTCAAGACGGGCGACGTCCATAAATCACTATGTATGATATCAAACGGTAAAAACGTACGAGtattagaactagcaaatggaaGTTTAACACTTTTTCCCAAAAGATGACTGTTTCAGCGAATGTAAGGAAGCTTGGCCAGGGTGACCGAGTCTTTGATGCCAAAGGGAAGAGGAAATAGCTGCAAAGGCGGAAGGTGTGATGGAGCTCCCGGATCCAAGAATGAGAGGATATAGGTCACCGCTGCTGTTGCACCGGAGGATAGGGATCCGGGTCTTGTAatccttcacaagaaaaccaaacGGGTGAAACTCAACAGACACAGAATTATCAGTAGTAAAGTGACGCACAGAGATTAGGTTTTTGAGTAATTTAGGTGCGTATAAAACATCTTTAAGTATAAAGGGGGGGGGGGAAGGGTGGTGGTAGGGTTTGAGTGCCATGTCCAACGACCGGAATGGTGGATCCATTTCCAACAATTATGTGTTGTAACATGCTATTATTAAAAAAAAGAGTGAAAATTATTGCCATTGTTTGTCATGTTACCTGTGGCGCCCGTATCCATGTAGAGAGTAGGATCCGGTTGATTAAGCGTCATAGTGTATAGTGCCTGTTCAATGTCAGTCGGAGTGTAAGCCATATTGTGAGCTTGAGCCGCATTAGGATTCTGATTGGGTCGTGGGCCCAGAATGCCATTGCTACCGGGATTATTGGGTCGTGGGTTTGTTGTCGGGTACGGGCAGGGTGGGATAGCCCATTGCTACCGGGATTATTGGGTCGTGGGTTGTTGTAGGACTAAACGTTCATTGTCAACCGGGGAGCCAACATTGGCCAGTTGATCTGCGAGAACCTTTAATTATTGACAATATGCAGACATGTTTGGGTAGGCGTCAAGTTGGGTGTTGGAGAACTTTTGTAGCAGATGAATAGCACGAGTGCTTTTGTTATCTTGAAAGATGTTTTCAAGTGTCTTCCAAGCCTCGTATGCAGTTGTGTTTGGCTTCAAGATAGTGTGCAGAAGGTCGTTAGAAATAGTGCTATAAATCCATTGTAGGACGATAGCGTCAAGACGATCCCATGAGGACTCGGGAGGTGGTGGGGTGGACTTGTCTTTGCCGTCTTTGTCGCCGGTTTGGGAGGAAGAAGCAGAAGATTCGGTAGGTTTGGGAGATAGGTGATCGATGACGAGAAAAGCTCGACATTGAATTTTAAAGAGCTCGCTCCAGGATGCGTATTGGCCTGTCTCCATCTCCAACGTAATTGGGATGAGACTTTTGATATTGGAAACAATTGAGGCTGGATGTAGTTTGGATTCCATGGTAATGAATAAGGTAAGGTGAGGAGAAGAGATCGAAAAAAAATGAGGCAGGGGATGGAGACGGCGGCTAGGTATAGCCTGATACCATGAAGGCAATTGTAATTGTGTATAATTCTTGTATGATCTCTTCTCATTCATCGATGTCAATATATACAAGCAATGCATATCCTATTTTAGGATAATTGCCAACTGTTTGGCAGATATACAAGGcaacaaatatataacaaataTACGTATGCTATTAAATACTCCATCGACCCACTCATGAAACATCATTAAAATTTCAACTACAAGATTCAGTTTCAGTTTCCCTCCAATGAAGttctttcttctcctcttttttacacttttttctGTAAGTTCTTGTGTCTATTAATTAATACATATACATTAttacatgcatgtatgtatgtatcatATATGAATAATTGTGCAGTGCGTTAATTTCAGTTATatttgtttatggtttggttatCAGGTAGCACTTGTAGGAAGTCATGCAGTGACTCCTGAAGTATACTGGAAGTCTGTGTTACCAAACAGTCCTATGCCAAAATCAATCAAAGATCTTCTATATTCAGGTTCATCTCATTTTGTAATTTCTGAAGTGTTCATATTATTATGTAATATCATACATTTTAAGGAAACAATTGACAGAATGGAACGATGAGAAGAGCACCGCAGGAAAAAGTGGCGTAGGCGTTCATACCTACAAAGGGAAGCCACTTTACTTTGATGTTCAGAATGTACCTGGTTTCCACACATCCTTTCTCAACAGGTACACGGAGGCTGCATCTGAGAAGGATGTATCCTTTCTCAACAGGTACACCGAGGCTGCATCTTAGAAGACTGCATCCTTTCTCAACAGGTACACCGTGGCTGCATCTGAGAAGACTGCATCCTTTCTCAACAGGTACACAGAGGCTGCATCCGAGAAGGCTGCATCTGTATCCTTTCTCAACAGGTACACAGAGGCTACATCCGAGAATCAGCTCAAGGATAATCCAAATGCAGCGTTGTTCTTCTTCGAAAACGACTTGCATCTAGGCAAAGAAATGAATCTGTATTTCACTAAAAACGACCAAAAAGCGACGTTTTTACCACGAGAAATCGCTGATTCAATACCTATTTCGTCAAACAAGCTTCCCCAAATTTACAACGAGTTCTCAGTTAACCCCGACTCCATGGAAGCCAAAATCATGAAGCAAACGCTTGAAGAATGCGAGAAACCAAGCAACAAAGGTGAAGAGAGGTATTGTGCGACTTAAATGGAATCCATGGTGGATTTTAGCACTACCAGACTTGGAAAAAAggtgaaagtgatttcaacagaGGTAAACACTAAACAAACTACCCTCGTAGGAAAGTACAGTACAAAATCGAAGTCGCTAAAAAGTTTCCTGCAAACACAGCCGTGGTTTGCCATAAGCTAAACTACGCACACGCAGTCTTTTATTGCCATAAAACCGTTAGCACTCGAGCCTATGCAGTTTCTATGATCAGTGCTGATGGAAAGAAAATGAATGCGGCCGCGGTTTGCCATACTGATACCTCGAAATGGAACCCGAAACACTTGGCGTTCCAAGTGCTTAAAGTGAAGCCAGGTACCGTTCCGATTTGCCATTTCTTGCCTGAAGATCATGTTGCTTGGGTTCCATACTAGTAAACTCCATCAGCAGCAAAAACACAGTACTGTATGTGAAtgaatatgtgtgtgtgtgtgtgtatgtcaAGAATCTATAAGTGTTGCTTGGGTTACTGTTGTTGCTCTTGGACAGGCTTTGACTAATCTTCTTGGTACACAAAACAAATAGACTACCCATATAAGGTGTTTCTATAATTAAAATACAAGGATTTTGTAAAAATGGTATGTACAGGTATTCACaagaacaaacaaacaacaacacCAGAAATAGCGGCAAAACTGTGACGTAAaattttattagttaaccaaCCCAGAAAAACACCCAAACCGCCCTTGATCTTACAAAATGTAAGATCTATGAACAATACAAGAACAAGTAATCAACTGAAATCAGTTGATTAACTGGAACGATACAACCAAAAACAACTAAGATCCACAGGATCTAACAAAACAAATGTACAACTAAAACAGATCTGCAACAGATCTTCAAGATCTATATACGATCTTCAACAGTAGCATTCCAGAACTTGAACAACCCAGAGAATAACGAGCTTTGAATGCGTGCAACAAGAGAGATAGAATGATCTGGAAACCCTAGCTGACCACAAGTGATGCTTTTATATGATGTAACCACTAAAGTTACACTTTGGCCCACAAATATATGAATAGACGATTGGAGCCCCTGAATGTTTCATATACGCCCCTTGCACATATCCTGAATAACACCTTTGGCCCAAAATCAGTTGTAACAAATATCTGGAACAGTAACAGACCCAAAAGGCCCAGAATAGTAAAGCCCAATAAATAGAACAAACTGTATGAATTAGAGAATTATATGAATTAAGCCCAACATATTTTTACATCCCCCATAATTCATACAGTGAACAAGTCCAACATACCTAACTTTTCACATAAAATTTCATGTTGAGACCCATTCAACCCTTTGGTGAACAAATCAGCTAACTGATCTTCAGAAGTTACCTTTTCTGGAACTACAATGCCAGCTGCGattttttctctcaaaaaatgCAGATCAAGCTCAAAATGTTTAGTCCGTTCATGAAAGACCGGATTAAACGCAATAGAAATTGCAGACTGACTATCACAAAACAATTTGACTGGTAACTTACATTCAACACATAACTCTTTTAACAGATTTAAGATCCACATAACTTCACAAGATGCAGAGCACATAGCTCTATACTCCGCTTCAGCGGTAGATCTCGCAACAACACTTTGTTTTTTTGATTTCCAAGACACAACAGAACTACCCAGGAAAATACCAAACCCAGTCGCAGATTTTCTAGATGCTAAGCACTTAGCCCAGTCCGAATCAACAAACCCTT of Helianthus annuus cultivar XRQ/B chromosome 1, HanXRQr2.0-SUNRISE, whole genome shotgun sequence contains these proteins:
- the LOC110883325 gene encoding uncharacterized protein LOC110883325, which produces MESKLHPASIVSNIKSLIPITLEMETGQYASWSELFKIQCRAFLVIDHLSPKPTESSASSSQTGDKDGKDKSTPPPPESSWDRLDAIVLQWIYSTISNDLLHTILKPNTTAYEAWKTLENIFQDNKSTRAIHLLQKFSNTQLDAYPNMSAYCQ